One Micromonospora sp. WMMD812 genomic window carries:
- a CDS encoding glutamate synthase subunit beta — translation MPDPNGFLRYPRRMPARRPVPVRISDWREVYPPAGEELIREQATRCMDCGIPFCHDGCPLGNRIPDWNDLVRTGNWDAAVASLHATNNFPEFTGRLCPAPCEAACVLGIAGGEPVTIKQVEVEIADAAVARGGLRPQPVPAPTGRSVAVVGSGPAGLAAAQQLARAGHAVTVYERDDAIGGLLRYGIPDFKLEKQHIDRRLAQLSAEGVEFRTGVNVGVDVTAEQLRARHDAVLLACGALAGRDTPETPGRRLRGVHQAMAHLVAANRVVAAADGRRPAPAVLADGTPIDAAGRHVVIIGGGDTAADCLGVAHRQGAAGVHQLDLYPQPPRAREETRDPWPTWPWILRSYPAHEEGGERVFAVAVQEFVDDGTGQVRAVRIAEVTVEKRDGRRVVTVVPGTERELPADLVLLAIGFEGTEEQPLLAQFGVTRNARGAVDARPDWQTDVDGVFVAGDMHRGASLIVWAIAEGRAAAAAIHAYLGGGTRLPAPVEPGTEPLAAR, via the coding sequence GTGCCTGACCCGAACGGTTTCCTGCGCTATCCACGGCGGATGCCGGCCCGCCGGCCGGTCCCGGTGCGGATCAGCGACTGGCGGGAGGTCTACCCGCCGGCCGGCGAGGAGCTGATCCGTGAGCAGGCCACAAGGTGCATGGACTGCGGCATCCCGTTCTGCCATGACGGGTGCCCGCTGGGCAACCGCATCCCGGACTGGAACGACCTGGTCCGCACCGGCAACTGGGACGCGGCGGTGGCGTCGCTGCACGCCACCAACAACTTCCCCGAGTTCACCGGCCGGCTCTGCCCGGCGCCGTGTGAGGCGGCCTGTGTGCTCGGCATCGCCGGCGGCGAGCCGGTGACCATCAAGCAGGTCGAGGTGGAGATCGCGGACGCGGCGGTCGCCCGGGGTGGGCTGCGGCCGCAGCCGGTGCCGGCGCCGACCGGTCGCTCGGTCGCCGTGGTCGGCTCCGGGCCCGCCGGTCTCGCCGCCGCCCAGCAACTGGCCCGCGCCGGGCACGCGGTGACGGTGTACGAGCGGGACGACGCGATCGGCGGCCTGCTCCGCTACGGCATTCCCGACTTCAAGCTGGAGAAGCAGCACATCGACCGGCGGCTCGCGCAGCTCTCGGCCGAGGGCGTCGAGTTCCGCACGGGTGTGAACGTCGGTGTCGACGTCACCGCCGAGCAGTTGCGGGCGCGGCACGACGCCGTACTGCTGGCGTGCGGCGCGCTCGCCGGCCGGGACACCCCGGAGACCCCGGGCCGCCGGCTGCGCGGCGTACACCAGGCGATGGCGCACCTGGTCGCGGCGAACCGCGTGGTCGCGGCGGCGGACGGCCGGCGGCCGGCGCCGGCGGTGCTGGCCGATGGTACGCCGATCGACGCCGCCGGCCGGCACGTGGTGATCATCGGTGGCGGCGACACAGCGGCGGACTGCCTCGGGGTCGCGCACCGGCAGGGCGCGGCCGGCGTGCACCAGCTCGACCTCTACCCGCAGCCTCCGCGGGCCCGCGAGGAGACCCGCGACCCCTGGCCGACCTGGCCGTGGATCCTGCGCAGCTACCCCGCGCACGAGGAGGGCGGCGAACGGGTCTTCGCGGTCGCGGTGCAGGAGTTCGTCGACGACGGCACCGGACAGGTGCGGGCGGTGCGGATCGCCGAGGTGACCGTGGAGAAGCGGGACGGCCGCCGAGTCGTCACCGTGGTCCCGGGCACGGAGCGGGAGCTGCCGGCCGACCTGGTGCTGCTGGCGATCGGCTTCGAGGGCACCGAGGAGCAGCCGCTGCTGGCCCAGTTCGGGGTGACCCGCAACGCCCGCGGCGCCGTGGACGCCCGCCCGGACTGGCAGACCGACGTCGACGGGGTCTTCGTCGCCGGTGACATGCACCGGGGAGCCTCCCTGATCGTCTGGGCGATCGCCGAGGGGCGTGCGGCGGCCGCCGCCATCCACGCGTACCTCGGCGGTGGCACGCGGCTGCCGGCACCGGTCGAGCCGGGCACCGAGCCGCTCGCCGCCCGCTGA